Proteins from one Cellulosilyticum lentocellum DSM 5427 genomic window:
- a CDS encoding FliH/SctL family protein, producing the protein MSSIIKGERIRTQSIIDFSTRQIDVLAEEDYINETIDQSSFDEKEQLESIQEKQLKEIQELIDAKLEEADNQVRQMLSEAIQKSQAIEEEAKQLKTHMLFEMTKEREEVLEEARKQAEHILANAHKEKEELIMSTEGELVETLITLLNHIISEEMNYQVDWVKYLVRKMLSKEEILGKVKVIISPILYARLSEKEIDAIKGIRKDLEIETRDNLNETTCMIEFNQGSIVYDISQGLERVINDTRILMNAK; encoded by the coding sequence TTGTCTAGTATTATAAAGGGTGAAAGAATAAGAACACAAAGTATTATAGATTTTTCTACTAGGCAGATAGATGTGCTTGCAGAAGAAGATTACATAAATGAAACTATAGATCAATCAAGTTTTGATGAAAAAGAACAATTAGAAAGTATTCAAGAGAAGCAACTAAAGGAAATACAGGAACTTATTGATGCTAAACTAGAAGAAGCAGACAATCAAGTGAGGCAGATGCTTTCAGAAGCAATACAAAAATCACAAGCAATAGAGGAAGAAGCAAAGCAATTAAAGACACATATGTTATTTGAAATGACAAAAGAAAGAGAAGAAGTATTAGAAGAAGCTCGAAAGCAAGCAGAACATATTCTAGCAAATGCTCATAAAGAAAAAGAAGAGCTGATTATGAGTACAGAAGGGGAGCTAGTAGAAACCCTTATTACACTCCTTAATCATATTATTAGCGAAGAAATGAATTATCAAGTTGACTGGGTAAAGTATTTAGTTAGAAAGATGCTAAGTAAAGAAGAGATTTTAGGAAAAGTCAAGGTAATTATTTCACCTATTTTATATGCAAGGTTGTCAGAAAAGGAAATCGATGCAATTAAAGGAATTAGAAAAGATTTAGAAATAGAAACAAGAGACAATCTTAATGAAACCACTTGTATGATTGAATTCAATCAAGGAAGTATTGTGTATGATATCTCGCAAGGACTTGAGCGTGTTATTAATGATACAAGAATCTTAATGAATGCAAAGTAG
- the flgB gene encoding flagellar basal body rod protein FlgB: protein MNIFSDIDLMNTAISATMLRKGIISENISNVDTPGYKRKDVRFETILEKEIKKGGTAGLNLKDIEPEIYTDYANSSYRLDGNNVDIDVEMAEEAKVSARYNALVTRVNSQLGRFSTVLQNLK from the coding sequence ATGAACATTTTTTCTGATATAGATTTAATGAATACAGCAATAAGTGCAACAATGCTTAGAAAAGGTATCATAAGTGAGAATATTAGTAATGTGGACACGCCTGGATATAAAAGGAAAGATGTCAGATTTGAAACTATCTTAGAAAAGGAAATCAAAAAAGGGGGAACAGCCGGATTAAACTTAAAAGATATTGAGCCGGAAATATATACAGATTATGCGAATTCTTCTTACAGGTTAGATGGTAATAATGTGGATATTGACGTAGAAATGGCAGAAGAAGCTAAAGTGAGTGCTAGGTATAATGCTTTAGTAACAAGGGTAAATAGTCAGCTGGGACGTTTCTCTACAGTGCTACAAAATCTAAAATAA
- the fliJ gene encoding flagellar export protein FliJ, with amino-acid sequence MFKYKLEPILALKEKLEESKKRELGLAHQCHEKAKAEKEVLVKQREMAYKEAKIQSHEKVNIIQLRQLNYYSNYMEEAIHSKNEEIDLAAKKVEQRREELVEAVKERKILENLKELQLEDYKEEEKRNENNVVDEIVTYKYRANQKE; translated from the coding sequence ATGTTTAAGTATAAATTGGAACCTATTTTAGCTTTAAAAGAAAAGCTAGAAGAAAGCAAAAAGAGAGAATTAGGGCTAGCACATCAATGTCATGAAAAAGCAAAGGCTGAAAAAGAAGTATTGGTGAAGCAAAGAGAAATGGCATATAAAGAAGCAAAAATTCAATCTCATGAAAAAGTAAATATCATACAATTAAGGCAGCTTAATTATTATTCCAATTATATGGAGGAAGCTATTCATTCTAAAAATGAGGAAATTGACTTAGCGGCAAAAAAAGTAGAGCAAAGGCGAGAAGAACTAGTAGAAGCCGTCAAAGAACGAAAAATACTAGAGAATTTGAAAGAGCTTCAGTTAGAAGATTATAAAGAAGAAGAAAAGCGAAATGAAAATAATGTAGTAGATGAAATAGTTACATATAAATACAGAGCGAATCAAAAGGAGTGA
- a CDS encoding flagellar hook-basal body complex protein FliE: MIAAIQGIQLNQQLMNKIQDEKKLTGNESFTYALDAAKELIQANKTAEAETKNLTNDFITGANDDIASLLIAQEKSGILLQYTLQVRNGLLSAYKEIMNLSV; the protein is encoded by the coding sequence ATGATAGCAGCAATTCAAGGCATACAGCTTAATCAGCAATTAATGAATAAAATTCAAGATGAGAAAAAACTTACAGGGAATGAAAGTTTTACATATGCATTAGATGCAGCAAAAGAATTAATACAAGCTAATAAGACAGCAGAAGCAGAAACTAAAAATTTAACTAATGATTTTATTACAGGTGCTAATGATGATATTGCTAGTTTATTAATTGCTCAAGAAAAATCCGGGATATTATTACAATATACGTTACAGGTGAGAAATGGTTTATTAAGTGCTTACAAAGAAATTATGAACCTATCTGTTTAA
- the flgC gene encoding flagellar basal body rod protein FlgC gives MGFFDSMDIAASGLTAQRLRLDIISQNMANVNTTRTAEGGPYKRKTVIFEQMQNENSFSSILNKKKQSGVNGVRVARIVEDESQGALVYNPTHPDANAQGYVEMPNVNTVDEMVNMISASRSYEANVTSFNTMKSMFAKALEIGK, from the coding sequence ATGGGTTTTTTTGATTCTATGGATATAGCAGCTAGTGGACTTACAGCGCAACGATTAAGATTAGACATTATTTCTCAAAATATGGCTAATGTAAATACAACACGTACTGCAGAGGGTGGTCCATATAAAAGAAAAACAGTGATTTTTGAACAAATGCAAAATGAAAATAGTTTTTCTAGTATATTAAATAAAAAGAAGCAAAGCGGTGTAAATGGCGTTAGGGTGGCAAGGATTGTTGAAGATGAGAGTCAAGGGGCACTGGTGTATAATCCTACTCATCCTGATGCAAATGCACAGGGATATGTTGAGATGCCTAATGTCAATACAGTTGATGAGATGGTTAATATGATTTCTGCAAGTAGATCATATGAAGCCAATGTGACTTCATTCAATACGATGAAATCGATGTTTGCCAAAGCGTTAGAGATTGGCAAATAA
- the fliI gene encoding flagellar protein export ATPase FliI produces MIDFKRYEQATKSQLWTYKGRVTRVVGMSIETLGPIANIGDICYIQPRGKKELVTAEVVGFKDEYLLLMPLGNLEGIGPGCEVLAYGDKLSVKVDESLLGKVVDWRAKPINGDELHCRYQVPIDNTAPNPLTRNRITIPLQLGVRAIDGMLTVGKGQRIGIFAGSGVGKSTLMGMIARNALSDINIIALIGERGREVREFIENDLQAEGLKRSIVVVATSDQPALMRLKAAMTATALAEHFRAQGKDVLLMMDSLTRFSMAQREIGLAIGEPPVSRGYTPSVFAQMPKLLERAGNSDKGSITGMYTVLVDGDDFNEPITDTARGILDGHIVLSRKLANKGHYPAIDVLASISRVMSNIVSDQHKTYAREIKKHMAVYKEAEDLINVGAYNKGSSEEIDAAIDKMKFINEFLCQSVGEKVEFENTLHHMQEIIS; encoded by the coding sequence ATGATTGATTTTAAAAGGTATGAACAGGCTACAAAAAGCCAGCTGTGGACCTATAAAGGTAGGGTAACGAGAGTGGTTGGAATGAGTATTGAGACCTTGGGTCCAATAGCTAACATAGGAGATATTTGTTATATTCAACCCAGAGGAAAAAAAGAACTAGTCACTGCTGAAGTAGTGGGATTTAAGGACGAGTACTTATTATTAATGCCATTAGGTAATCTAGAGGGTATTGGTCCTGGGTGTGAAGTATTAGCTTATGGTGATAAACTGAGTGTAAAAGTAGATGAAAGTTTATTAGGAAAAGTAGTAGATTGGCGAGCAAAACCTATTAATGGTGATGAACTGCACTGCAGGTATCAAGTACCTATTGATAATACAGCACCTAATCCACTTACAAGAAATCGTATCACTATTCCACTACAGTTAGGTGTACGTGCTATTGATGGCATGTTAACTGTAGGAAAGGGACAAAGGATAGGAATATTTGCAGGTAGTGGGGTAGGAAAAAGTACGTTAATGGGTATGATTGCAAGGAATGCTTTGTCCGATATAAATATTATAGCCCTAATAGGAGAACGAGGTAGAGAGGTAAGAGAGTTTATCGAAAATGACTTGCAAGCAGAAGGTCTTAAGCGATCTATAGTAGTTGTAGCTACTTCTGATCAACCTGCACTCATGCGCCTTAAAGCCGCTATGACAGCAACAGCTTTAGCAGAACATTTTAGAGCTCAAGGAAAAGATGTGCTTCTTATGATGGATTCTCTCACAAGGTTTTCAATGGCACAGAGGGAAATAGGCCTTGCTATTGGAGAACCACCTGTTTCTAGAGGTTATACGCCATCAGTTTTTGCACAAATGCCAAAGCTTCTGGAAAGGGCAGGTAATTCAGATAAAGGAAGTATTACAGGTATGTATACCGTTCTAGTTGATGGAGATGATTTTAACGAACCTATTACAGATACAGCGAGAGGCATACTAGATGGACATATCGTATTATCTAGAAAATTAGCTAATAAGGGACATTATCCAGCAATAGATGTACTAGCTAGTATATCCAGGGTTATGAGCAATATTGTTTCAGACCAACATAAAACTTATGCTAGAGAGATAAAAAAACATATGGCTGTATATAAGGAAGCAGAAGACTTAATTAATGTAGGGGCCTATAATAAGGGAAGCAGTGAGGAAATTGATGCAGCTATTGACAAGATGAAATTCATCAATGAGTTTCTATGTCAATCAGTGGGTGAAAAGGTTGAGTTTGAAAATACTTTACATCATATGCAGGAAATAATTAGTTAG
- a CDS encoding flagellar hook-length control protein FliK, with protein sequence MGQIGLGTIFMNAQVANVDTNYTSSSKAIEPSKERSFSKELDKAKTSQSGNQDKNETTKIKDDKGNEVVQKTKDGVTKSEPVNKEKVESKPEDELENSKDKGEIDEKILSLLSQVLNVTTDQLKELLNQMGYAPSDLLKQEMFGKFVSEVYTQIKGENLLMVEDGVKDISQLFDQLQVMCSKTKIEGTPLDLQKQMDVKTNIEKPIEETEQSLLTIQSLNEVEEGNDIEVTQKPQVQSVVQNMNTKTVTQLQTPEEQSNVLNNSVLNETGKVDLGIVVPIQNFSSTVYSQLWQPEGTGTSQQVAQTPQLIETDIIDQIDFKTLGMTKEIHLQLSPKELGELSIKLIEENSNIVAQIKVDNEKAKAFLINEMNSLKTALEERGLTVTDVRVDIKQDTHQSQMEQEKQKSSKRIQEIITKHMEAFEEEEEIRPEKISDSEVDYMV encoded by the coding sequence ATGGGGCAAATTGGTTTAGGTACTATATTTATGAATGCGCAAGTTGCTAATGTGGATACAAATTACACATCTTCTAGTAAGGCGATAGAACCATCAAAGGAGCGTTCTTTTAGTAAGGAATTAGATAAAGCGAAAACCTCACAATCAGGAAATCAAGATAAAAATGAAACTACTAAAATAAAAGATGATAAAGGGAATGAAGTTGTACAAAAAACAAAAGATGGGGTTACAAAATCAGAACCGGTTAATAAGGAAAAGGTAGAATCAAAACCAGAAGATGAACTAGAAAACAGCAAAGATAAAGGTGAAATTGATGAAAAGATTCTTTCGTTATTAAGTCAAGTATTAAATGTTACTACCGATCAGTTAAAAGAATTACTTAATCAAATGGGATATGCACCATCTGACCTACTTAAACAAGAGATGTTTGGAAAATTTGTCAGTGAAGTTTACACTCAAATAAAAGGTGAAAATCTACTTATGGTGGAAGACGGCGTTAAGGACATTAGTCAATTATTTGATCAGCTACAAGTGATGTGCAGTAAAACAAAGATTGAAGGAACACCTTTGGATTTACAAAAACAGATGGATGTGAAAACAAATATAGAAAAACCAATAGAAGAGACTGAACAATCACTACTTACTATTCAAAGTCTTAATGAAGTAGAAGAAGGAAATGATATTGAAGTTACTCAGAAACCACAAGTTCAAAGCGTCGTTCAGAATATGAATACGAAAACAGTAACTCAGCTTCAAACACCGGAAGAACAGTCTAATGTGTTAAATAATAGCGTATTAAATGAGACTGGTAAAGTAGATTTAGGTATAGTTGTACCGATACAGAATTTTTCTTCAACAGTCTATTCTCAATTATGGCAACCTGAAGGAACTGGTACATCTCAACAAGTAGCACAAACGCCACAATTAATAGAAACGGATATCATTGATCAAATAGACTTTAAGACATTAGGAATGACTAAAGAAATTCATTTACAACTTTCACCTAAAGAATTAGGAGAATTGAGTATAAAACTTATAGAAGAAAATAGTAATATTGTAGCACAAATAAAGGTTGACAATGAAAAAGCAAAAGCATTTTTAATCAATGAAATGAACAGCTTGAAGACTGCTTTAGAAGAACGAGGACTCACAGTTACAGATGTTAGAGTTGATATTAAGCAAGATACACATCAATCTCAGATGGAACAAGAAAAGCAAAAATCAAGCAAAAGAATTCAGGAGATTATAACAAAACATATGGAAGCATTTGAAGAAGAGGAAGAAATAAGACCTGAAAAAATAAGTGATTCAGAAGTTGATTACATGGTATAA
- the fliF gene encoding flagellar basal-body MS-ring/collar protein FliF, which produces MQQTIEQISNQITEKLNNLTKKQKIQIGIGVLALIIAITAVVLLTRPKMKNLFSENLDSKSIGQVATVLNENGIKYKLINDSTNIQVQENQYEQALMYTAMSDVPESGMTFDQVINNTMSTTQTEMTAKNNEYKKQQLERTLRSMEGIESARVELVIPEQKNAYLQSQVESRASIFLTLSKTLTTKQCEGIATYISSSVANLDKKNIVVIDSQGNTLYSGSEESQLGLNKQQEIKLLAEQDVTQKVSNLLGNMYDDVRVSPNLILDFDQYQESSQKYQTQGEDESRGVIQQETQASSSTKNNQTGAEPGTTTNGGDIPTYQTNNGTSGESKETQKDITYAPDKTESVYVKNPGNVDLEKSSLSVNLFKNKIYREEEVKPTLTGMTWNEFKVSNREQRTLAVDESIVNSVKSATGIDNVVVNAYENPIFLDQEVYQIDYKDYLPLVFLVLALLLIAFVVLRFRKHEEIVEVEPELEVEEMLKAAKEQVELEEIELKETLETKRQIDKFVDEKPEAVANLLRNWLTEEDWE; this is translated from the coding sequence TTGCAACAGACGATTGAACAGATATCGAATCAAATTACTGAGAAATTAAATAATTTAACTAAAAAGCAAAAAATACAAATTGGAATAGGTGTTTTGGCACTTATTATTGCAATCACAGCAGTTGTATTGTTGACTAGGCCAAAGATGAAAAACCTCTTTTCAGAGAATTTGGATTCTAAGTCTATTGGGCAAGTGGCTACTGTTTTAAATGAAAATGGTATTAAGTATAAATTAATTAATGATAGTACCAATATACAAGTACAGGAAAATCAATATGAGCAGGCGTTAATGTATACTGCTATGTCAGATGTGCCAGAAAGTGGAATGACTTTTGATCAGGTGATTAATAATACAATGTCCACAACACAGACTGAGATGACAGCTAAAAACAATGAATATAAAAAGCAACAATTGGAGAGAACGTTACGTTCAATGGAGGGAATTGAAAGTGCTCGCGTTGAACTGGTTATTCCAGAACAGAAAAATGCATACCTTCAGTCACAAGTAGAAAGTAGAGCGAGTATATTTCTGACATTAAGTAAGACGCTTACAACTAAACAATGTGAAGGTATTGCAACATATATTTCCTCTAGTGTAGCCAATTTAGATAAAAAGAATATTGTAGTTATAGATTCACAAGGTAATACATTATATTCTGGTAGTGAAGAAAGTCAATTAGGCCTTAATAAGCAACAGGAAATAAAGTTATTAGCAGAACAAGATGTTACTCAGAAGGTATCTAATCTACTAGGAAATATGTATGATGATGTACGCGTAAGTCCTAATTTGATTCTAGATTTTGATCAATATCAAGAATCTAGTCAAAAGTATCAAACCCAAGGAGAAGATGAAAGTAGAGGGGTTATACAACAAGAAACGCAAGCTTCTAGTTCCACTAAGAACAATCAAACAGGAGCAGAACCAGGTACCACGACAAATGGAGGAGATATTCCAACTTACCAAACGAATAATGGTACAAGTGGTGAAAGCAAGGAGACGCAAAAAGATATTACTTATGCACCTGATAAGACAGAGTCTGTATATGTAAAAAATCCTGGGAATGTTGATTTGGAAAAATCCTCTTTGTCTGTTAATTTGTTTAAAAATAAAATCTATAGAGAAGAGGAAGTTAAGCCAACATTAACAGGAATGACTTGGAATGAATTTAAAGTAAGTAACCGTGAGCAACGTACACTTGCTGTAGATGAATCTATTGTTAATTCAGTTAAGAGCGCTACAGGTATAGATAATGTTGTTGTCAATGCCTATGAAAATCCTATTTTCTTAGATCAAGAAGTTTATCAAATTGATTACAAAGACTATTTACCTTTAGTATTCCTTGTGCTGGCATTGCTTCTAATTGCGTTTGTAGTACTTCGATTTAGAAAACATGAAGAAATAGTTGAAGTAGAACCAGAACTTGAAGTGGAAGAAATGCTGAAGGCAGCTAAGGAACAAGTAGAACTTGAGGAAATTGAATTAAAAGAAACATTAGAGACAAAACGTCAAATTGATAAATTCGTAGATGAAAAACCAGAGGCTGTAGCAAACTTACTTCGTAATTGGCTGACAGAAGAAGATTGGGAGTGA
- the fliG gene encoding flagellar motor switch protein FliG, with protein MVKEQFSSKQKAAMLLIALGPEKSASIFKYLKEEEIEQLTLEIASIKAVSPKVKEEVLQEFYEMCLAQEYIAEGGIGYARQLLEKALGSDKAVEVINKLTVSLQVRPFEFARKTEASQLVNFIQNEHPQTIALILSYLKPSQSAEIIRALPPEMQADTARRIALMDRASPDVINQIEREFEKRLSTLVSEDYTSIGGVDSIVDIINQVDRTTEKNIMENLEIEDPELAEIIKKRMFVFEDITTLDPKSIQRVLREVDNHQLAIALKGAGDSVKEVIMSNVSKRLAAMIEEDLEYMGPKRVKEVEDAQQKIVNVIRKLEDAGEIVISRGAGDEVVV; from the coding sequence ATGGTGAAGGAACAATTTTCAAGTAAACAAAAAGCTGCGATGTTATTAATTGCTTTAGGACCAGAAAAGTCTGCTAGTATCTTCAAATATTTAAAAGAAGAAGAAATAGAACAACTTACTTTAGAAATAGCTAGTATTAAAGCTGTATCACCTAAAGTGAAGGAAGAAGTGCTTCAAGAGTTCTATGAAATGTGCTTAGCTCAAGAATATATTGCTGAAGGTGGTATTGGCTATGCAAGACAACTTTTAGAAAAAGCTTTGGGTTCAGATAAAGCAGTAGAGGTTATTAATAAACTTACTGTATCATTGCAAGTACGACCATTTGAATTTGCTAGAAAGACGGAAGCATCACAGTTGGTTAATTTTATCCAAAATGAGCATCCACAGACTATAGCACTTATTTTATCCTACTTAAAACCAAGTCAATCAGCAGAAATCATCAGGGCGTTACCACCAGAGATGCAAGCTGATACTGCACGTAGAATTGCACTGATGGATAGAGCTTCACCAGATGTTATTAATCAGATTGAAAGAGAGTTTGAAAAACGCTTATCTACATTAGTATCTGAGGATTATACAAGTATTGGTGGTGTTGATTCAATTGTAGATATTATCAATCAAGTGGATCGTACAACTGAAAAGAATATTATGGAAAATCTTGAAATTGAAGATCCAGAATTAGCAGAAATTATCAAGAAACGTATGTTTGTATTTGAAGATATTACGACGCTTGATCCAAAATCGATCCAACGTGTACTTAGAGAAGTGGATAATCATCAGTTAGCTATTGCGCTTAAAGGTGCAGGAGATAGTGTTAAAGAAGTTATTATGTCTAATGTCTCTAAACGTCTTGCAGCGATGATTGAAGAAGATCTTGAATATATGGGACCAAAGCGTGTTAAAGAAGTTGAAGATGCTCAACAAAAAATCGTTAATGTTATTCGTAAATTAGAAGATGCGGGTGAGATTGTAATTTCACGTGGAGCAGGAGATGAGGTCGTTGTCTAG
- the rny gene encoding ribonuclease Y, which produces MHIDNTWEVVDIEQIGLIIGIIVVIIIVGIIAFFSGASYRKHIAEAQIGTAEEKSRKIIDDAIKAGEAKKREVLLEAKEENIRVKNELDKEVRERRNELQQMEKRLLHKEENIDRKTVTLEQKEEQLQRKIDKADKTREEAEALHQKQLEELERISGLTLTEAKQYLLRTIEEDVRHESAIMIKEIEAKTKLEADKKAKEIITNAIQKCAVDHVVDTTVSVVPLPNDEMKGRIIGREGRNIRTLETLTGIDLIIDDTPEAVILSGFDPIRREVARIALEKLIVDGRIHPARIEEMVEKAKKEVEVLIREEGEAATFETGVHGLHPELIRLLGKMKFRTSYGQNVLRHSIEVSNLAGLMASELGLDVRLAKRAGLLHDIGKSVDYEVEGSHVSIGVNLCRKYGENATVINAVEAHHGDVDPETAIAVIVQAADTISAARPGARRETLETYIKRLQKLEEIATSFKGVEKSYAIQAGREVRIMVTPEEVDDNGLILLARDVTKRIENDLEYPGQIKVSIIRETRATEYAK; this is translated from the coding sequence TTGCACATTGATAATACTTGGGAGGTGGTAGATATAGAACAAATAGGCTTAATAATAGGAATTATTGTAGTCATCATTATTGTTGGAATAATAGCCTTTTTTAGTGGCGCTTCTTATAGAAAACACATAGCGGAAGCACAAATTGGAACAGCAGAAGAAAAATCAAGAAAAATTATAGATGACGCTATCAAAGCAGGGGAAGCTAAGAAAAGAGAAGTATTATTAGAAGCAAAAGAAGAAAACATTCGTGTCAAAAATGAATTAGATAAAGAAGTACGCGAAAGAAGAAATGAATTGCAACAAATGGAGAAAAGATTACTCCATAAAGAAGAGAATATCGATAGAAAAACAGTAACACTTGAACAAAAAGAAGAACAATTACAAAGAAAAATTGATAAAGCTGATAAGACGAGGGAAGAAGCGGAAGCTTTACACCAAAAACAGTTAGAAGAACTTGAACGTATTTCAGGTTTGACCTTAACAGAAGCAAAACAATATCTTTTAAGAACCATTGAAGAAGATGTAAGACATGAATCTGCTATAATGATTAAAGAGATAGAAGCAAAAACTAAATTGGAAGCAGATAAAAAGGCAAAAGAAATTATCACTAATGCTATCCAAAAGTGCGCTGTAGATCATGTAGTAGATACAACGGTATCTGTTGTACCATTACCAAATGATGAAATGAAGGGGCGTATCATTGGACGTGAGGGAAGAAATATTAGAACATTAGAGACACTTACTGGGATAGATCTCATTATAGATGATACACCTGAGGCAGTTATCTTATCGGGCTTTGACCCAATACGCCGTGAAGTAGCGCGTATTGCCTTAGAAAAGTTAATTGTGGATGGACGAATTCATCCAGCTCGTATTGAAGAGATGGTTGAAAAAGCTAAAAAAGAAGTAGAAGTACTTATTCGAGAAGAAGGAGAAGCTGCTACTTTTGAAACGGGTGTACATGGCTTACATCCAGAGCTTATTCGTTTATTAGGTAAAATGAAATTTAGAACAAGCTACGGTCAAAATGTATTACGTCATTCAATAGAGGTTTCGAATTTGGCGGGATTAATGGCTAGTGAGCTTGGATTAGATGTACGTTTAGCTAAAAGAGCAGGATTACTTCATGACATTGGTAAATCTGTAGATTATGAAGTAGAGGGTTCTCATGTAAGTATAGGTGTTAATTTATGCCGTAAGTATGGAGAAAATGCAACTGTTATTAATGCTGTAGAAGCGCATCATGGAGATGTAGATCCAGAAACAGCAATTGCTGTTATTGTACAAGCTGCAGACACGATTTCAGCGGCAAGACCAGGGGCACGACGTGAAACCTTAGAAACTTATATTAAACGTTTACAGAAACTTGAGGAAATTGCAACTTCCTTTAAAGGTGTTGAAAAATCTTATGCTATTCAAGCAGGTAGAGAAGTAAGAATTATGGTAACGCCAGAGGAAGTAGATGATAATGGTCTAATACTTCTTGCGAGAGACGTTACTAAACGTATTGAAAATGATTTGGAATATCCAGGTCAAATTAAAGTAAGTATCATTCGTGAAACTCGTGCAACTGAATATGCTAAATAG
- the purB gene encoding adenylosuccinate lyase: MRNSYKSPLEGRYASKEMLYLFSEEKKFKTWRKLWVTLAETEHELGLNVTKEQVEELKKFSEDINYEVAEEWEKKVRHDVMAHVHAYGEQATLAMPIIHLGATSCYVGDNTDLIIMYEALEVIKKKVVNVMDKLAKFAIDYKDLPTLGFTHLQPAQLTTVGKRATLWLQDLWLDLEEINHLLEQKRLRGAKGTTGTQATFLNLFDGDYEKVKLLDQTVAEKLGYTSVYPVTGQTYTRKFDSLVLNVLSQVAQSAYKFSNDIRILQHLKEIEEPFEKNQIGSSAMAYKRNPMRTERISSLARYVICDTLNPAITASTQWFERTLDDSANKRIAVSEAFLAVDAILEIYMNVADGLVVYPKVIEKHINDELPFMATEVILMEGVKRGGDRQELHERIRVLSMEAAAEVKQNGKSNDLIERILKDNTFKMSESELKAILKPENFIGCAAMQVVDFINEVIKPILEENKALLGAEGHVRV, translated from the coding sequence ATGAGAAATTCATATAAAAGTCCATTAGAGGGTAGATATGCAAGTAAGGAAATGCTTTACTTATTTTCTGAGGAAAAGAAATTTAAAACTTGGAGAAAGTTATGGGTTACTTTAGCTGAAACTGAACACGAGCTTGGGTTAAATGTGACAAAGGAGCAGGTTGAAGAACTTAAGAAATTTAGTGAAGATATTAATTATGAAGTAGCAGAAGAATGGGAAAAGAAAGTGCGTCATGATGTCATGGCTCATGTACACGCCTATGGAGAACAAGCTACTTTGGCGATGCCAATTATACACTTGGGTGCTACTAGCTGTTATGTTGGGGATAATACTGATTTAATCATTATGTATGAAGCACTTGAAGTGATTAAGAAAAAAGTTGTTAATGTCATGGACAAATTAGCAAAATTTGCGATAGATTACAAAGATTTGCCTACTTTAGGATTTACACATTTACAACCTGCTCAGCTTACGACAGTGGGAAAAAGAGCAACTTTATGGCTACAAGATTTATGGCTAGATTTAGAAGAAATTAATCATTTACTCGAACAAAAAAGACTTAGGGGTGCTAAGGGTACTACAGGTACTCAAGCTACTTTCTTAAATTTGTTTGATGGAGACTATGAAAAGGTTAAATTATTAGATCAAACAGTTGCTGAAAAGCTAGGTTATACTTCTGTTTATCCAGTAACAGGACAAACTTATACTAGAAAGTTTGATTCACTTGTGTTAAATGTATTAAGCCAAGTGGCTCAATCTGCTTATAAATTTAGTAATGATATTAGAATACTTCAACACCTTAAAGAAATAGAAGAACCCTTTGAAAAGAATCAAATAGGATCATCAGCTATGGCGTATAAACGTAATCCGATGCGTACAGAACGTATTTCTTCGTTAGCGCGTTATGTTATATGTGACACATTAAATCCAGCTATTACAGCTTCAACGCAGTGGTTTGAAAGAACACTTGATGATAGTGCAAATAAGAGAATTGCTGTTTCTGAAGCGTTTTTAGCAGTAGATGCGATATTAGAGATCTACATGAATGTAGCAGATGGATTAGTGGTTTATCCAAAAGTAATCGAGAAACATATTAATGATGAATTACCATTTATGGCAACTGAGGTTATTTTGATGGAGGGTGTAAAACGTGGAGGAGATCGTCAAGAACTTCATGAACGTATTCGCGTTTTATCTATGGAGGCAGCAGCAGAGGTTAAGCAGAATGGAAAAAGTAATGATTTAATTGAACGCATTTTAAAGGATAATACTTTCAAGATGTCAGAGTCAGAGTTAAAAGCTATATTGAAACCAGAAAACTTCATTGGCTGTGCAGCAATGCAAGTTGTAGATTTTATTAATGAAGTGATTAAGCCTATTTTAGAAGAAAATAAAGCTTTATTAGGTGCAGAAGGTCATGTACGTGTATAA